The genomic stretch TTATGATGTACCCCGATTCGTCCGACCGGAAAGCGCCCATTACGGTTACGGTTTATCCATCGCGTGGCAAGTTTTATGATAATCAGGGATACGCTTTTGACCAGTTTACGCTGAAACCGCTTCCGAAAGATGAAGTCTACGGCACCAAATTTTCGGAGGCCTCTTTCGGCAATAAGCTTCGCCGGATGAACTACGATATTCACGTTGGTTCGATTCTGGGCTTACCCGGTAAAGTACTGGCTTTTTTTGCCAGCCTGATCGGAGCCAGCTTACCCGTTACGGGCTTTATTATCTGGTGGGGTAAAAAGAAAAAAGGAACTAAGAAAGGTAAAAAGTCGAAAAGCCAGGCCAAACAAGTGGACCCTACGCAACCGTTTCAACCCGCGCGTCGATCATCCGTAAACAGGCCAGTGGGTCCTGTTTATGCGCCTTCTACCCATTCTAACCCGGCTTCTGACTCAACGAATGTGTAGGTTGACCGACAAAATCATCGCCTATTCACAGCAAAACGGCTACCGATACGCGGCAAAACGGGTAGCCGTCGCCCTGACGCTCAGTCAGTTCAAATCGTATACCGATGCCGATGTACTGTGGCTCTCGCTCCGGGTCAATTACCCGCGAATCAGCAAGGCGACCGTCTACATTTCCTTACGTTGGTTATTGACGGCCGGGTTGGCCCAGCGTAAACTACGGCAGGACCGGGTTTGTACATACCGGATCGTTCGGACAATAGTCAATTGACACGAGTGACTCCCACCCCTCACACGAATTAAATCTTCTTATTAGCTACAATCATGAATCGTTTTTTTAGTCTTGTTTTCCTCTTTGTTACCTTCGCTTGTATTGACGTATATTCCCACGCGTTATGGATCGAAACCAATCCGACGGGCAGGATCGGCCAGAAGCAAACCGTCAAAATAAGCTACGCGGAACCCGGCGAATCGCCCGAAAAAATCCAGGACTGGTATTCCGATGTTAGGGCGTTTGAACTTTGGCTGATCAGCCCTAGTCAGCAAAAAATCAAGCTAACGGTCACGCCCGCCGACAATCAGTACACAGCTGAGTTTACGCCCGAATCGGACGGCGTGTATACGCTCGCGGTAGGGCATCTGGCAAAAGACCTGGGCGGAAATACCAAGTACCAGTTTAACGCCACTGCCACCGTACGCGTCGGCAAGGCCCTAACGGCATCGGCTGCGTACCCCAACGATTTGAACGTAGCCCTAACGAACGTTGCCAAAGTCTATAAAGTCGGGCAGCCGGTTGCCTTGGCGGGTATTTTTAACGGAAAACCATCCGACAAACTACGCGTTTCGGTTCATTCGCCCAGCGGATGGAACAAAGAGATTTT from Spirosoma oryzicola encodes the following:
- a CDS encoding transcriptional repressor, which translates into the protein MCRLTDKIIAYSQQNGYRYAAKRVAVALTLSQFKSYTDADVLWLSLRVNYPRISKATVYISLRWLLTAGLAQRKLRQDRVCTYRIVRTIVN
- a CDS encoding DUF4198 domain-containing protein, producing MNRFFSLVFLFVTFACIDVYSHALWIETNPTGRIGQKQTVKISYAEPGESPEKIQDWYSDVRAFELWLISPSQQKIKLTVTPADNQYTAEFTPESDGVYTLAVGHLAKDLGGNTKYQFNATATVRVGKALTASAAYPNDLNVALTNVAKVYKVGQPVALAGIFNGKPSDKLRVSVHSPSGWNKEIFTNAEGVAEFTPVWPGTYRIEASKSEKETGEQGGKPYQSVWRCATYVFDVAN